Proteins found in one Triticum urartu cultivar G1812 chromosome 4, Tu2.1, whole genome shotgun sequence genomic segment:
- the LOC125551073 gene encoding signal recognition particle 54 kDa protein, chloroplastic-like: MEATVTLTLSSSPAGARRSPARPTVASLHLRRVPTLSFHLRGAQGPTAFRALSSPFPGCSRRRRSGMVVRAEMFGQLTTGLESAWNKLRGVDRLTKENIAEPMRDIRRALLEADVSVPVARSFIESVTEKAIGTDVIRGVQPEQQLVKVVNDELVQLMGGEVSDLVFAKTGPTVILLAGLQGVGKTTVCAKLAFYLKKMGKSCMLVAADVYRPAAIDQLTILGKKVGVPVYSEGTEAKPSEIAKNGLKEAKSQKTDVVIVDTAGRLQVDKAMMNELKEVKKAVKPTEILLVVDAMTGQEAAALVGAFNVEIGITGAILTKLDGDSRGGAALSIKEVSGKPIKFIGRGERVEDLEPFYPDRMAQRILGMGDVLSFVEQAQQVMNQEDAEELQKKIMSAKFNFNDFLKQTKAIAQMGSFSRIIGMIPGMNKVTPAQIREAEKNVKFMESMINVMTADERERPELLAESRERRRRVAKDAGKTEQQVSQLVSQLFQMRTRMQKMMAGMQGKDTPDMENLAESIKAEEQAAMATGKRRRKYGNLRQRDLDSMRGYRR; this comes from the exons ATGGAGGCCACTGTCACACTCACGCTCTCTTCGTCTCCCGCCGGCGCCCGCCGCTCACCGGCCAGGCCCACCGTGGCCTCCCTTCACCTCCGCCGCGTGCCCACTCTCTCATTCCACCTCCGCGGGGCCCAAGGTCCCACTGCCTTCCGCGCCCTCTCTTCCCCGTTCCCG GGATGCAGCAGGAGGAGGAGAAGCGGGATGGTTGTGAGGGCGGAGATGTTCGGGCAGCTCACCACCGGGCTGGAGTCCGCGTGGAACAAGCTGCGAGGCGTCG ATCGACTGACAAAGGAGAATATCGCTGAACCGATGCGGGATATTAGAAGAGCACTTTTGGAGGCAGAT GTGAGTGTGCCAGTAGCAAGAAGTTTTATCGAGTCTGTTACTGAAAAGGCTATAGGCACTGATGTGATCCGGGGTGTCCAACCTGAGCAGCAGTTAGTGAAG GTTGTAAATGATGAACTTGTACAACTGATGGGTGGAGAGGTGTCAGATTTAGTATTCGCAAAAACTGGCCCAACGGTTATCCTATTGGCAGGTCTGCAAGGTGTTGGGAAAACTACCGTCTGTGCTAAGCTTGCCTTCTATCTGAAAAAGATG GGGAAGAGTTGTATGCTGGTTGCTGCAGATGTTTACAGGCCTGCTGCTATTGACCAACTCACTATTCTGGGTAAAAAG GTTGGTGTACCAGTTTACTCAGAAGGAACGGAAGCAAAACCTTCAGAGATTGCCAAGAACGGTTTGAAAGAAGCAAAGAGCCAGAAGACCGATGTAGTTATAGTGGATACTGCTGGAAGATTGCAG GTAGATAAAGCTATGATGAATGAGTTGAAAGAAGTAAAGAAGGCAGTGAAGCCTACAGAAATTCTTCTTGTGGTTGATGCTATGACTGGCCAAGAAGCTGCAG CATTGGTCGGCGCCTTCAATGTTGAAATTGGTATAACTGGTGCTATACTGACAAAACTGGATGGTGACTCCAGAGGTGGGGCAGCACTAAGTATCAAAGAG GTGTCTGGAAAGCCCATCAAGTTCATAGGCCGAGGAGAACGTGTTGAGGATCTTGAGCCTTTCTATCCAGATCGTATGGCGCAACGTATCTTGGGAATGGGAGATGTACTTTCATTTGTTGAGCAAGCACAGCAAGTG ATGAATCAAGAAGATGCTGAGGAATTACAGAAGAAGATTATGAGCGCAAAGTTTAACTTCAATGATTTCTTGAAGCAAACAAAAGCTATTGCGCAGATGGGTTCGTTCAGTCGTATAATTGGCATGATTCCAGGCATGAACAAG GTTACTCCAGCACAAATCCGTGAAGCTGAGAAAAATGTTAAGTTTATGGAGTCAATGATCAATGTGATGACTGCTG ATGAAAGGGAAAGACCAGAGTTACTTGCTGAGTCACGCGAGAGGAGGAGAAGAGTGGCCAAGGATGCTGGAAAGACAGAACAGCAG GTGAGCCAACTAGTATCGCAGCTTTTCCAAATGCGCACTCGAATGCAGAAGATGATGGCTGGCATGCAAGGAAAAGATACACCCGACATGGAAAATCTCGCGGAGTCCATCAAAGCCGAAGAACAG GCTGCCATGGCTACTGGTAAGCGCAGGAGGAAGTACGGCAACCTGAGGCAGCGGGACCTAGACTCGATGCGCGGTTACCGCCGGTGA
- the LOC125551072 gene encoding signal recognition particle 54 kDa protein, chloroplastic-like, whose translation MKATTILTLSSSHAAAARRSPARATISDPHLRQYPVRTSRLRVAQSLASRPLSSGWRRRRRGSGLVVRAETFGQLTTGLDSAWNKLRGVDVLTKETIAEPMRDIRRALLEADVSLPVVRRFVSSVSEKALGSDVIRGIRPEQQLVKIVHDELVQLMGGEVSDLVFAKTGPTVILLAGLQGVGKTTVCAKLAFYLKKLGKSCMLVAADVYRPAAIDQLTVLGEQVGVPVYSEGTTAKPAEITKNAVEEAKRNNIDAIVVDTAGRLQIDKTMMVELKEVKKAVNPTEILLVVDAMTGQEAAALVTTFNIEIGISGAILTKLDGDSRGGAALSVKEVSGKPIKFVGRGERMEDLELFYPDRMAQRVLGMGDVLSFVEKAQEVVRQEDTMELQKKIMSVKFDFNDFLKQTQNVAKMGSMSRIIGMIPGMNKVTPAQIREAEKRLAFVESMINAMTAEEREKPELLAESRERRIRVAEESDKTEQEVSQLVAQLFQMRAQMKKLMGMMQGQEAIAGMGDLMDSLNADEKAPPGTARRRRRRSEPPRQRELDAVGGASRP comes from the exons ATGAAGGCCACCACTATACTCACGCTCTCCTCGTCCCATGCCGCCGCGGCCCGCCGCTCGCCGGCGAGGGCGACCATCTCCGACCCCCACCTCCGGCAGTACCCCGTCCGCACTTCCCGCCTCCGCGTTGCCCAGAGCCTGGCCTCACGTCCCCTATCCTCG GGTTGGAGGCGGCGCCGGAGGGGGAGTGGGCTGGTGGTGCGGGCAGAGACGTTCGGGCAGCTCACCACCGGGCTCGATTCCGCGTGGAACAAGCTGCGTGGCGTCG ATGTGCTGACGAAGGAAACCATTGCGGAGCCGATGCGGGACATCAGAAGAGCACTTCTGGAAGCAGAT GTTAGTTTGCCGGTCGTCAGACGGTTCGTGTCGTCTGTAAGCGAGAAGGCTTTAGGTTCAGATGTTATCCGAGGAATCCGACCAGAGCAGCAATTAGTCAAG ATTGTGCATGATGAACTTGTTCAACTGATGGGTGGAGAGGTATCAGACTTGGTGTTCGCAAAAACTGGCCCAACGGTCATCCTACTGGCAGGTCTGCAAGGTGTTGGGAAGACTACTGTTTGTGCAAAACTTGCATTCTATCTGAAGAAACTG GGGAAGAGTTGTATGCTGGTCGCTGCAGATGTTTACAGGCCTGCTGCCATTGATCAACTCACTGTACTGGGTGAACAG GTGGGTGTGCCAGTTTACTCGGAAGGAACCACGGCCAAACCTGCAGAAATAACCAAGAATGCCGTGGAAGAGGCgaaaagaaataatattgatgcgaTCGTAGTGGATACTGCTGGCAGACTGCAG ATTGATAAAACAATGATGGTTGAATTGAAAGAAGTGAAGAAGGCAGTTAATCCTACAGAGATTTTGCTTGTTGTTGATGCCATGACTGGCCAGGAAGCTGCAG CATTGGTCACAACCTTTAATATTGAAATTGGTATATCCGGTGCTATATTGACTAAATTGGATGGTGATTCCAGGGGTGGAGCAGCACTTAGTGTTAAAGAG GTGTCTGGAAAGCCCATCAAATTTGTAGGGCGAGGGGAGCGAATGGAGGACCTTGAGCTTTTCTATCCCGACCGCATGGCACAACGTGTTTTGGGAATGGGAGATGTCCTTTCATTTGTTGAAAAAGCACAAGAAGTC GTTCGCCAAGAGGATACCATGGAACTGCAGAAGAAGATCATGAGTGTGAAATTTGACTTCAATGACTTTTTAAAGCAGACACAAAATGTTGCCAAAATGGGATCCATGAGCCGTATAATCGGAATGATTCCAGGCATGAACAAG GTTACTCCTGCACAAATCCGGGAAGCTGAGAAAAGACTTGCATTCGTAGAGTCGATGATCAATGCAATGACAGCCG AGGAAAGGGAAAAACCCGAGTTACTGGCCGAATCACGCGAGAGGAGGATTAGGGTAGCAGAGGAGTCTGATAAGACAGAACAAGAG GTGAGCCAACTGGTCGCGCAGCTCTTCCAAATGCGCGCGCAGATGAAGAAATTGATGGGTATGATGCAAGGGCAAGAAGCAATTGCAGGAATGGGAGATCTCATGGACTCGCTCAATGCTGACGAGAAG GCACCTCCTGGCACCGCACGGCGGAGGAGACGGCGGAGCGAGCCGCCGCGGCAGAGGGAGCTGGATGCAGTGGGTGGCGCCAGTAGGCCTTGA